The Primulina tabacum isolate GXHZ01 chromosome 7, ASM2559414v2, whole genome shotgun sequence genome includes a window with the following:
- the LOC142550713 gene encoding uncharacterized protein LOC142550713 — MAMLHCYTDRIKCKVFLTTLVDSAQRWFEGLASQSISSFGDFQKVFLHHFSSSKKYKKTAFSLFEVKQNPEESLRAYIRRFNRVALDVPTCATETKTTTFTQGLREGEFFKSLTKKVSGDFEDLLSRAEKYINMEEAQKQKREAVRKEKGDRMSKPEEKGQKRGNIGHFSHHVPLKIAREREVQECSRDLAPDHQLSRPEKSGFCSFYKVCHHNTENCKALKGNYVSPSIPGHSNNSQRPRVSPWTSRPPGSSARGGSVRNIPRIEPSRRREPEPERKKNSPPATGMIKMILGGSTDGDSNRARKGRSMRECLKVEGARRNEAIISFGPEDLRGVNLPHNDALMDLQGYHLEAVEIALFGFAGHMVYPEGEIMLPLTLGSQDLKRTVMTSFTVVDSPSSYNIILGRPAMNELRAVASTYHQKIKFPVGARVGEVRGDQPSSRKCYVERCKGGRGKERWGEERCILWQKKNKK; from the exons atggccatgttgcactgttacactgATAGAATCAAGTGCAAAGTGTTCCTAACAACACTGGTGGATTCAGCTCAGAGGTGGTTCGAAGGCTTGGCTTCCCAAAGTATCAGTTCCTTTGGAGACTTCCAGAAGGTGTTTTTACACCATTTTAGCAGCAGTAAAAAGTACaaaaagactgcttttagtctCTTTGAAGTTAAGCAGAACCCAGAAGAGAGTTTAAGGGCCTATATCAGAAGATTCAACAGAGTGGCCCTAGACGTCCCTACTTGCGCCACTGAAACAAAGACTACTACATTCACCCAGGGTTTGAGAGAGGGTGAGTTCTTCAAGTCACTGACTAAGAAGGTGTCGGGAGATTTCGAGGATCTATTGTCGCGagcagaaaaatatatcaatatggAGGAGGCCCAGAAACAGAAGAGGGAGGCTGTGAGAAAGGAAAAAGGAGACCGGATGTCTAAGCCCGAGGAGAAGGGACAGAAAAGAGGCAATATAGGGCACTTTTCTCACCACGTGCCTCTGAAAATTGCTCGAGAGAGGGAAGTGCAGGAGTGCAGCAGAGATTTGGCCCCGGATCATCAGTTATCCCGGCCAGAAAAGAGTGGATTTTGCTCTTTTTACAAAGTATGCCACCATAACACTGAAAACTGCAAGGCACTAAAGGGGAATTATGTCTCACCCTCCATCCCGGGACACAGTAACAATAGCCAGAGGCCGAGAGTGTCACCTTGGACATCTCGGCCACCAGGATCCAGCGCTCGAGGAGGAAGTGTGAGGAATATCCCGAGGATTGAGCCCAGTAGAAGAAGGGAGCCTGAGCCCGAGAGAAAAAAGAATTCGCCCCCTGCCACAggaatgatcaaaatgatattaggaggctctactgatggagactctaaTCGGGCAAGGAAGGGGAGAAGCATGAGGGAATGTTTGAAGGTAGAGGGAGCAAGAAGGAATGAGGCGATCATTAGTTTTGGCCCGGAAGATTTGAGAGGGGTGAATCTGCCCCATAACGACGCCTTG atggatttgcagggcTACCACCTAGAGGCTGTGGAGATTGCCCTCTTTGGTTTTGCTGGCCATATGGTTTACCCGGAAGGGGAGATCATGTTGCCATTAACCTTAGGTTCTCAGGATCTTAAGAGGACGGTGATGACTTCATTCACCGTAGTGGATTCCCcgtcatcatataatatcattttgggGAGACCGGCTATGAACGAATTGAGAGCCGTAGCATCCACATAccaccaaaagataaaatttccaGTAGGAGCTCGGGTGGGAGAAGTCCGAGGAGATCAACCATCCTCTCGGAAATGCTATGTGGAGAGGTGCAAGGGTGGAAGGGGGAAAGAACGATGGGGAGAGGAGAGGTGCATTTTGTGGCAGAAGAAGAACAAGAAGTAA
- the LOC142550714 gene encoding uncharacterized protein LOC142550714 gives MSLTRKTMLAGFWWPTLKQDSARLVQTCEGCQHHSNFSCSPPTLMKPIWASCPFDQWGMDIWVEAEPLAKITEQEVLKFLWKNIVCRFGVPRRIISDNGRQFQVFPVEIGQTSSQVESYPEDNDQSRAMELDLIEEKRNRAFIRMEAYRSRVMKSYNKKVRIRDFQVEDLVMKKVNRAGEVGKLEARWEGPYKFTRRVNSGSFYLEDTQGRPLKRPWNVFNLKKYYA, from the exons ATGTCTTTAACTCgaaaaacaatgcttgctgGATTCTGGTGGCCCACCTTAAAACAAGATTCTGCTCGTTTGGTCCAGACTTGTGAGGGCTGTCAGCATCATTCGAATTTCAGCTGCAGCCCGCCCACTCTCATGAAGCCTATTTGGGCATCCTGCCCTTTTGATCAATGGGGCATGGATATT TGGGTTGAAGCTGAGCCTTTAGCAAAAATCACCGAGCAGGAAGTATTGAAATTCTTGTGGAAGAACATTGTGTGCCGGTTCGGTGTGCCCAGGAGAATAATCTCGGACAATGGAAGACAATTTCAAG ttTTTCCAGTAGAGATCGGGCAGACTTCTTCCcaggtagaatcttacccggagGACAATGACCAGAGCAGGGCCATGGAATTAGACTTAATAGAAGAAAAAAGGAACAGAGCATTTATTCGAATGGAGGCATACAGAAGTCGGGtgatgaaatcatataacaagaAGGTCCGCATCCGAGACTTCCAAGTtgaggatttagtcatgaaaaaAGTCAACCGTGCTGGGGAAGTTGGGAAGCTGGAAGCCCGATGGGAAGGACCTTACAAATTCACTCGGAGAGTCAACTCGGGATCCTTTTATTTAGAAGATACGCAGGGACGTCCCCTCAAAAGGCCTTGGAATGTGTTTAACTTAAAGAAGTACTATGCATAA
- the LOC142550900 gene encoding amino acid permease 6-like, producing MADKDFDKHSMDIEQALQSLQPSKFLDDDGRPKRTGTLVTASSHIVTAVIGSGVLSLAWGIAQLGWVVGPAVLMIFSITTYFTSTLLADSYRAPGPMHGVRNYTYMDVVRAHLGGVKVKLCGLAQYGNMVGVTIGYTITASISMVAVKRSNCFHRHGHDHVACSISNYPFMIIFSAIQVVLSQIPNFHKLWWLSIVAAVMSFAYSTIGVGLSIAKVAGGAHVRTSLTGTSVGVDVSASEKAWKSFQAVGDIAFAYTFSSVLVEIQDTLKSDPPENKVMKKASFVGVSTTTLFYMLCSCVGYAAFGNNAPGNFLTGFGFYEPFWLIDFANICIAIHLLGAYQVYAQPIFGFVEKLCSEKWPENKFITTEHAIYIPLVGPYNINFFRLVWRTVYVIFTAVVAMIFPFFNDFLGLIGAVSFYPLTVYFPIEIYISKAKIPKYSFKWICLKILSCACLLVSVVGAAGSVQGLAQDVKTYKPFQTQS from the exons ATGGCCGACAAAGATTTCGACAAACACTCTATGGACATAGAACAAGCCCTTCAATCCCTCCAGCCATCCAAGTTTCTCGACGACGATGGCCGACCTAAAAGAACTG GAACGTTGGTGACGGCGAGCTCCCACATAGTGACGGCGGTGATAGGCTCCGGCGTCCTATCTCTGGCGTGGGGAATTGCGCAGCTGGGGTGGGTGGTGGGTCCGGCGGTGCTGATGATATTCTCGATCACCACTTACTTCACTTCGACTCTGCTCGCCGACAGCTACCGGGCGCCGGGACCCATGCACGGCGTTAGGAATTACACTTACATGGATGTTGTTCGCGCTCATTTAg gCGGTGTGAAAGTTAAGCTATGTGGGCTGGCTCAGTACGGCAATATGGTCGGGGTCACCATTGGATACACAATCACTGCATCAATTAGTATGGT ggCGGTGAAGAGGTCGAATTGTTTCCATAGACACGGGCACGATCACGTAGCGTGCTCGATATCGAACTACCCATTCATGATCATATTTTCAGCAATTCAAGTAGTTCTTAGCCAGATACCAAATTTCCACAAGCTATGGTGGCTCTCAATCGTGGCAGCCGTAATGTCATTTGCTTACTCCACCATTGGAGTTGGCCTCTCAATTGCAAAGGTTGCAG gtGGTGCACATGTGAGGACTAGTCTAACGGGGACAAGTGTAGGAGTGGACGTGTCTGCTTCAGAAAAGGCTTGGAAAAGCTTTCAAGCCGTCGGAGACATTGCATTTGCCTATACTTTTTCTTCTGTCCTCGTTGAAATCCAG GACACATTAAAATCAGATCCTCCAGAGAACAAGGTAATGAAGAAGGCTTCATTTGTGGGAGTATCGACCACAACCCTGTTCTACATGTTGTGCAGCTGCGTCGGGTACGCCGCCTTCGGAAACAATGCACCTGGCAATTTCCTCACCGGTTTCGGGTTTTATGAACCTTTTTGGTTGATAGATTTTGCCAATATTTGCATTGCCATTCACCTCTTAGGCGCTTATCAG GTCTATGCGCAACCAATATTCGGGTTCGTGGAGAAACTGTGCAGTGAGAAATGGCCGGAAAACAAGTTCATCACAACAGAACATGCGATATACATCCCATTAGTCGGGCCATACAACATCAACTTCTTTCGTCTGGTGTGGCGCACGGTGTACGTTATATTCACTGCCGTGGTTGCCATGATATTCCCATTTTTCAACGATTTCTTGGGCTTGATCGGGGCCGTGTCCTTCTATCCGTTGACAGTATACTTTCCGATAGAAATCTACATATCAAAAGCCAAGATACCGAAATATTCCTTCAAATGGATATGCCTAAAGATACTGAGTTGTGCTTGCTTGTTGGTGTCTGTGGTCGGAGCTGCTGGATCCGTACAAGGGCTTGCGCAAGATGTCAAGACATACAAGCCTTTCCAAACTCAGTCATGA
- the LOC142551487 gene encoding RNA-binding KH domain-containing protein RCF3-like: MTPSKRPHELSLSEVDVRRKWQKSAAVGSHHAPSRGSSARHIIRFLFPASKIGAVIGKGGSNIAQICQETGAMVHVEEIMPGCDERVVVIAGSDKDKDKNNEVVSEQVKAEGEETKITELGDNPDGEQTKIPDSGDNPDEHGETDEDKRSVPVDHSPSEKENETSTVQKALLVVFDKMIDGLPETGEESNKQASSVVRLLVFSSQVGCLLGKAGTVIKQMSSESGAQIRILPKDKLPSCASSFDELVQISGNIDAVRKALQSVSRQLLHSFLRDEDSLLPDVGGPSSHSSGLSRQERFPSSNYPFHGHGPPISHGFHDAGVSVPGRMNLPPEILSFRLLCNSEKVGGIIGKGGSIVKTIQHETGCEIKVLDGVGDSEDRIIVISGPAHPNDGISAPQEALLQVQSRIFRAAHENKEKVMIAKLLVASNQIGCLLGKGGSVISEMRKSTGAYIRILGKDQIPDCASENEEVVQVNGDLEVVQEALLQITTRLRNHFFRDAFPPLSHPPNPPFMDRVPPFPSYMGRMSFSPPGSFSARGPPFNNFDGPGGRPPHGGFDPLDDHPPFAHDFPRPWGPGSMGFPEYPGAPPRRLGGFPGGHQPAIITSTSMEVVVPRFVVPAIYGEDGGCLRQILEISEAKITISDSMPGATETMIRISGTPEQTNAAQSLIQAFVMSENEGS, translated from the exons ATGACACCTTCTAAGAGACCGCACGAGCTCTCTCTTTCTGAGGTCGATGTTAGAAGGAAATGGCAAAAATCAGCAGCGGTAGGTTCTCATCATGCACCTTCTAGAGGATCTTCTGCTAGACACATTATACGATTTCTTTTCCCTGCTTCCAAAATTGGAGCTGTCATTGGCAAAGGTGGCAGCAATATAGCTCAAATATGCCAGGAAACTGGAGCAATGGTCCATGTTGAGGAAATTATGCCTGGATGTGATGAAAGAGTCGTTGTTATAGCTGGGTCAGATAAGGACAAGGAcaagaataatgaagttgtgAGCGAACAGGTTAAGGCTGAAGGCGAGGAGACAAAAATCACTGAATTGGGTGATAATCCAGATGGTGAGCAGACAAAAATCCCTGATTCTGGTGATAATCCAGATGAACATGGGGAAACTGATGAAGACAAGCGGTCTGTTCCAGTTGACCATTCCCCATCGGAGAAGGAAAATGAAACTTCAACCGTCCAGAAAGCTTTGTTGgttgtgtttgataaaatgattgatGGTTTGCCAGAGACAGGTGAAGAAAGCAACAAGCAGGCTTCATCTGTTGTTAGGTTACTTGTTTTCTCCAGTCAAGTGGGCTGCCTGTTAGGGAAAGCCGGCACTGTGATTAAACAAATGTCATCTGAAAGTGGGGCTCAGATTCGAATTCTTCCAAAGGACAAATTGCCTTCTTGTGCATCTTCTTTTGATGAACTCGTCCAG ATATCCGGAAACATTGATGCTGTTAGGAAAGCTCTTCAATCTGTATCCCGACAATTGCTTCATAGTTTTCTTCGTGATGAGGACTCTCTTTTGCCCGATGTTGGTGGTCCGTCATCTCATTCCTCTGGTCTTTCTAGGCAGGAAAGATTCCCATCTTCCAACTATCCATTTCATGGACATGGACCACCAATTTCTCATGGATTTCATGATGCTGGGGTCAGTGTTCCTGGCAGAATGAATCTTCCTCCTGAAATCCTGAGCTTCCGGTTGTTGTGTAACAGTGAGAAGGTAGGCGGGATAATTGGAAAGGGAGGTTCTATAGTAAAGACCATCCAACATGAAACTGGTTGTGAGATCAAGGTCCTTGATGGTGTGGGCGATTCAGAGGATCGCATAATAGTTATATCTGGCCCAGct CACCCCAATGATGGAATATCTGCCCCCCAAGAGGCACTACTTCAAGTACAGTCCAGAATATTTAGAGCCGCCCATGAGAACAAAGAGAAAGTTATGATAGCCAAACTCCTTGTCGCCTCTAATCAAATTGGTTGCCTCCTTGGAAAGGGTGGATCTGTTATTTCTGAGATGAGGAAGTCAACTGGAGCTTATATCCGTATATTGGGTAAAGACCAGATCCCGGACTGTGCTTCAGAAAATGAAGAAGTAGTTCAG GTAAATGGGGACCTTGAAGTAGTTCAAGAAGCTCTATTGCAAATAACAACAAGGTTGAGAAATCATTTTTTCCGAGATGCATTTCCACCACTGAGTCACCCTCCTAATCCTCCGTTTATGGACCGAGTGCCTCCGTTTCCATCGTACATGGGAAGGATGTCGTTTTCACCTCCTGGGTCGTTTTCTGCTAGAGGTCCACCATTTAACAATTTTGATGGTCCCGGTGGTCGGCCTCCACATGGTGGTTTTGATCCGCTTGACGATCACCCACCTTTTGCACATGATTTTCCCAGACCGTGG GGACCTGGTTCTATGGGATTCCCAGAGTATCCAGGAGCCCCTCCGAGAAGACTTGGTGGATTTCCAGG AGGACATCAACCAGCTATTATCACAAGTACGAGTATGGAAGTAGTTGTGCCTCGCTTTGTTGTTCCTGCAATCTATGGAGAGGATGGTGGATGTCTGAGACAAATTCTTGAG ATATCCGAAGCTAAAATAACCATCTCTGATTCAATGCCTGGGGCAACAGAAACCATGATTAGAATATCTGGGACGCCCGAGCAGACAAACGCTGCACAGAGTCTCATTCAAGCTTTTGTAATGAGTGAGAATGAAGGATCTTGA
- the LOC142551488 gene encoding inositol-tetrakisphosphate 1-kinase 3-like isoform X1 has product MTMIGEMACPEGGVEEHGEVEEQKMQRKYTVSAVPTLNAAAVVGYALTSKKIKSFLQPKLERLARQKGILFVAIDPSRPLSDQGPFDIVLHKLSGKEWRHILEDYRQAHPEVTVLDPPDAIQHVHNRQSMLQDVTDLNLSDPYGTVDVPKQLVIKKDPSSIPDAVNKAGLRLPIVAKPLVAKSHELSLAYDESSLQKLVPPLVLQEFINHGGVLFKVYVVGEAIKVVRRFSLPDVSKRELSKNFGVYHFPRVSCAAASADEADLDPGVAELPPGPLLERLAGELRRRLGLHLFNLDIIREHGTQDSYYVIDINYFPGYGKMPEYEHIFTDFLLDLVRRK; this is encoded by the exons ATGACGATGATTGGTGAAATGGCGTGTCCTGAGGGCGGGGTAGAGGAACACGGAGAGGTGGAGGAACAGAAAATGCAGAGGAAGTATACGGTGTCGGCAGTTCCGACATTGAATGCGGCGGCGGTGGTGGGTTATGCTCTTACATCTAAGAAAATTAAGAGTTTTTTGCAGCCCAAGCTTGAACGTTTAGCAAGGCAA AAGGGAATCCTATTTGTGGCGATCGACCCAAGTAGACCCCTGTCGGATCAAGGTCCTTTCGACATTGTCTTGCATAAA TTATCAGGAAAGGAATGGCGGCACATACTTGAG GATTACAGGCAGGCACATCCagaggtaactgttcttgatcCTCCTGATGCCATCCAGCATGTTCACAATCGTCAGTCCATGCTTCAAGATGTCACTGACCTGAATCTTTCAGACCCCTATG GAACAGTTGATGTCCCTAAACAGTTAGTTATCAAGAAGGATCCATCATCCATTCCAGATGCAGTGAACAAGGCTGGTTTAAGGCTACCTATCG TGGCAAAGCCTTTGGTTGCAAAGTCTCATGAACTGTCGCTTGCCTATGATGAGAGCTCCCTCCAGAAGCTGGTACCCCCGCTTGTTTTGCAGGAATTTATTAATCATG GTGGTGTACTTTTCAAAGTTTATGTTGTTGGTGAAGCTATAAAAGTTGTTAGACGTTTCTCCTTGCCTGATGTTAGTAAGCGTGAATTGTCGAAGAATTTTGGTGTGTATCACTTTCCAAGGGTATCTtgtgctgctgcatctgctgatGAAGCAGACTTAGACCCTGGTGTTGCAG AGCTTCCACCAGGCCCATTACTGGAGAGACTAGCCGGGGAGCTACGTCGCCGGCTG GGTCTTCACCTGTTCAACTTGGATATAATTCGAGAACATGGAACTCAAGACAGCTATTATGTGATCGACATCAACTATTTTCCAG GATATGGGAAAATGCCTGAATATGAGCATATATTTACGGATTTTCTTCTGGACTTGGTGCGAAGAAAATAG
- the LOC142551488 gene encoding inositol-tetrakisphosphate 1-kinase 3-like isoform X2, translated as MEYLADLQQDYRQAHPEVTVLDPPDAIQHVHNRQSMLQDVTDLNLSDPYGTVDVPKQLVIKKDPSSIPDAVNKAGLRLPIVAKPLVAKSHELSLAYDESSLQKLVPPLVLQEFINHGGVLFKVYVVGEAIKVVRRFSLPDVSKRELSKNFGVYHFPRVSCAAASADEADLDPGVAELPPGPLLERLAGELRRRLGLHLFNLDIIREHGTQDSYYVIDINYFPGYGKMPEYEHIFTDFLLDLVRRK; from the exons ATGGAATATTTAGCTGATTTGCAGCAG GATTACAGGCAGGCACATCCagaggtaactgttcttgatcCTCCTGATGCCATCCAGCATGTTCACAATCGTCAGTCCATGCTTCAAGATGTCACTGACCTGAATCTTTCAGACCCCTATG GAACAGTTGATGTCCCTAAACAGTTAGTTATCAAGAAGGATCCATCATCCATTCCAGATGCAGTGAACAAGGCTGGTTTAAGGCTACCTATCG TGGCAAAGCCTTTGGTTGCAAAGTCTCATGAACTGTCGCTTGCCTATGATGAGAGCTCCCTCCAGAAGCTGGTACCCCCGCTTGTTTTGCAGGAATTTATTAATCATG GTGGTGTACTTTTCAAAGTTTATGTTGTTGGTGAAGCTATAAAAGTTGTTAGACGTTTCTCCTTGCCTGATGTTAGTAAGCGTGAATTGTCGAAGAATTTTGGTGTGTATCACTTTCCAAGGGTATCTtgtgctgctgcatctgctgatGAAGCAGACTTAGACCCTGGTGTTGCAG AGCTTCCACCAGGCCCATTACTGGAGAGACTAGCCGGGGAGCTACGTCGCCGGCTG GGTCTTCACCTGTTCAACTTGGATATAATTCGAGAACATGGAACTCAAGACAGCTATTATGTGATCGACATCAACTATTTTCCAG GATATGGGAAAATGCCTGAATATGAGCATATATTTACGGATTTTCTTCTGGACTTGGTGCGAAGAAAATAG
- the LOC142550715 gene encoding large ribosomal subunit protein cL38, translated as MSVSAIFGTRLEVPLPLRRGGGGVVPVKQLPPPETVVFCGGCGSVVECSSRPQKKATKHHMKTRPRKSQPWDIRRGPAVYPPLPALPPEWTLVSGDAASPPQPAPSE; from the coding sequence ATGTCAGTCTCAGCCATATTCGGTACGCGATTGGAGGTCCCCCTTCCCCTTCGCCGCGGCGGCGGCGGCGTGGTCCCCGTCAAGCAACTGCCACCGCCAGAGACAGTGGTGTTTTGCGGCGGCTGCGGATCGGTGGTAGAGTGTTCGTCTAGGCCACAGAAGAAGGCTACCAAGCATCACATGAAGACGCGTCCTCGAAAGTCTCAGCCTTGGGATATACGACGTGGTCCCGCCGTTTACCCTCCGCTTCCTGCTCTCCCTCCCGAATGGACTCTCGTTTCCGGCGACGCCGCTTCTCCGCCGCAGCCTGCTCCGTCAGAGTAA